In one Diabrotica virgifera virgifera chromosome 5, PGI_DIABVI_V3a genomic region, the following are encoded:
- the LOC126884829 gene encoding uridine phosphorylase 1-like produces MKCKCACLNPNSDENEGKPTKNPHLSKMQNDYLYHIALDTETMNLVDAFQDTKFVCMGGSPTRMYAFAKLIAHEIGHELPFGTKLMDISEKADRFAMFKVGPVISVSHGMGCPSIGILLNELIKLMYYAKCKNPVFFRLGTCGGIGHKAGTLIISEDACNGLLRKEYSIPVLGKVFNRPTELDKNLCEELKSLSQPDDDFEIVSGTTMCTDDFYEGQARLDGAFCNYTEEDKMDFLKLLQSKGVSNIEMEATAFAAFTQAAGIKAGVICVALLNRLEGDQISTAKEVLTEWQVRPQTLVTRYIKKVLEIK; encoded by the exons atgaagTGTAAGTGTGCATGTTTAAA TCCAAATTCTGATGAAAATGAAGGTAAACCAACCAAAAATCCACACCTATCTAAGATGCAAAACGACTACTTATACCACATTGCGTTAGACACTGAAACTATGAATCTGGTTGATGCATTTCAAGATACTAAGTTTGTTTGTATGGGAGGATCTCCGACAAGAATGTACGCCTTTGCTAAGCTCATAGCTCACGAAATCGGCCATGAACTACCTTTTGGCACAAAATTAATGGATATCAGTGAAAAAGCTGATAGGTTTGCTATGTTCAAAGTTGGACCAGTTATATCAGTAAGTCATGGGATGGGTTGCCCGTCGATAGGAATTCTTCTGAATGAGCTGATTAAATTGATGTACTACGCTAAATGTAAAAACCCGGTATTCTTCAGATTAGGTACTTGTGGGGGTATTGGTCATAAAGCAGGAACTCTTATAATTTCTGAAGATGCATGTAATGGATTGCTCAGAAAAGAATACTCTATT CCTGTCCTTGGAAAAGTGTTTAACAGACCAACAGAACTGGATAAAAATTTATGTGAAGAATTGAAATCTCTTTCACAACCCGATGATGATTTTGAGATAGTTTCAGGAACTACCATGTGTACTGATGATTTCTATGAAG GTCAAGCAAGATTAGACGGAGCATTTTGTAATTACACGGAAGAAGACAAAATGGATTTTCTAAAACTTCTCCAGAGCAAGGGAGTAAGTAATATTGAAATGGAAGCGACCGCATTTGCTGCGTTTACTCAAGCTGCTGGAATTAAAGCTGGAGTTATATGTGTGGCTCTCCTAAATAGATTAGAAGGAGATCAG